In a single window of the Methanomicrobia archaeon genome:
- a CDS encoding DUF3344 domain-containing protein codes for MNKIAITTIVAIVVLYVCSCTPALADYNFDGWPVETRLNGTVNGGVFIDYVPWDGSRDLSLTTTMPNGTVKWAYLYTGIWGGRESYKGWVNVTFNGVADQNGLGPIHLQGEDDTNQHVWCTSHGKYWMFYNVTGLVDAGTSNTARVRKINETYGAFDGRVYGIVLIAIYEDGDNPKNIQYWINDGNDAFHYAEATWPPVAHDTGTTYFNGTVDVATVTRANLTVVHLTAYDPSCSSGMTFNDHPLNTNMLDTNTFELNTWDVSSYVTASENLVWFTRCEDTYINVPLAILTLEKSPDLIATAIKPYHYEWSEEYNCSKGEPWFNLTNYVNVTVYNNGTGNAGPFAVMLYANETQIGAESVNGLSAGAATEVKFEWKPEGEDPLSWIDTTEGAICAYTDTSKEYVLRAVVDGGDEVSEENEENNELTKEQKVVWNGFTGDEPLENSLHGNVNGGIIYTTGDGQYRGVNCYGTKYGTYYDVNYDLALPGNVTVARLYLYYTWAQPSYTTPKIGIKLKDTFGTVHTLSMEQSYNDIKGDFDAHRFVWGTYVFNITNYINKSGTYTVNITNLNDGGDSDFATDYAFAAPAMLVVYENSTMPEREYWLTEGADILLGGRRSKGGFLELSECRNTARFLGDIEVSKVKEAKLGVVAPWAGVSWEPGMTTYMYFNDVELGRGVYSGYGRAYNISTDGITMMVGADDAQIGVNVTDVTAYLNASANEAIQGDDGDCMMPSSAILLLTQEEDILDTGLPESRYPSISGIHNGSITVDTNITVSSLYTYQCPGTGGHTEFIRIWNETTGACVKGHWDGYQGDYQTISLNRTITLKKGVTYHYTIQTGSYPQIHHQKELPVDGGIVTCEKFTDANGREYDTWIPAFILY; via the coding sequence ATGAACAAGATAGCTATCACGACCATAGTCGCAATTGTAGTGTTATACGTTTGTTCATGCACCCCGGCTTTAGCCGATTACAATTTCGATGGCTGGCCGGTGGAGACGAGACTGAACGGCACCGTAAACGGCGGCGTATTCATCGACTACGTGCCCTGGGACGGCTCAAGAGATCTTTCTTTGACTACAACGATGCCAAACGGCACGGTGAAATGGGCTTATCTGTATACCGGCATCTGGGGCGGACGCGAGAGCTACAAAGGCTGGGTAAACGTAACATTCAACGGTGTTGCTGATCAGAACGGACTCGGCCCAATCCATCTACAAGGCGAAGACGATACGAATCAACATGTTTGGTGCACATCACACGGCAAATACTGGATGTTCTATAATGTTACCGGGTTAGTCGATGCGGGCACCTCGAACACCGCGAGAGTAAGGAAGATCAACGAAACGTACGGCGCCTTCGATGGGCGCGTCTACGGCATCGTGTTGATAGCGATCTATGAAGATGGCGATAACCCGAAGAATATCCAGTACTGGATAAACGACGGTAACGATGCCTTCCACTACGCAGAAGCGACGTGGCCACCGGTTGCTCACGATACTGGCACAACGTATTTCAATGGTACCGTGGATGTCGCTACTGTGACCAGAGCAAATCTGACGGTGGTGCACCTGACCGCTTATGATCCCTCTTGCAGCTCGGGCATGACGTTCAATGACCACCCCCTGAACACGAACATGCTAGATACCAACACGTTCGAGTTGAACACGTGGGATGTCTCGAGCTACGTAACCGCATCGGAGAACCTTGTCTGGTTCACTCGCTGTGAGGATACGTATATAAACGTACCGCTCGCGATCTTGACGCTTGAAAAATCTCCAGACCTCATCGCAACAGCGATTAAACCATACCACTACGAGTGGTCGGAGGAATATAACTGCTCGAAGGGCGAACCGTGGTTCAACCTCACGAACTATGTGAACGTTACGGTGTACAATAACGGGACGGGGAATGCTGGCCCCTTTGCGGTGATGCTCTATGCAAATGAGACGCAGATTGGAGCTGAATCGGTAAATGGTCTGTCGGCAGGTGCGGCTACAGAGGTGAAATTCGAATGGAAGCCCGAAGGTGAAGACCCTTTGAGCTGGATCGATACCACTGAAGGGGCTATCTGCGCTTATACTGATACCAGCAAGGAGTACGTGCTGAGAGCAGTGGTTGACGGGGGTGACGAAGTATCAGAAGAGAATGAAGAGAATAATGAACTCACAAAAGAGCAGAAGGTGGTGTGGAACGGATTCACGGGCGATGAGCCACTCGAGAATTCCCTGCACGGAAACGTGAACGGCGGGATAATTTACACGACCGGTGATGGCCAATACCGTGGTGTTAATTGTTATGGTACCAAATACGGCACGTATTACGACGTGAATTACGATTTAGCGCTGCCCGGGAATGTAACTGTAGCGCGACTGTATCTCTATTATACGTGGGCACAACCGTCGTATACCACGCCAAAGATCGGTATCAAACTCAAAGACACCTTCGGCACCGTTCATACGCTGAGTATGGAACAGAGCTATAACGATATCAAAGGCGATTTCGACGCCCATCGCTTCGTTTGGGGGACCTACGTCTTCAATATAACGAATTATATAAACAAGAGCGGCACCTATACCGTTAATATAACGAATCTGAACGACGGTGGCGATTCAGACTTTGCAACGGATTATGCGTTTGCAGCCCCTGCCATGCTCGTCGTTTATGAGAATAGTACGATGCCCGAACGAGAATACTGGCTCACTGAAGGCGCAGATATTCTCTTAGGTGGGCGACGGAGCAAAGGCGGCTTTCTTGAATTGTCGGAGTGCCGGAACACTGCACGGTTTCTTGGAGACATAGAGGTGAGTAAAGTAAAGGAAGCGAAACTTGGTGTTGTCGCCCCTTGGGCGGGCGTGAGCTGGGAGCCGGGAATGACCACATATATGTATTTTAACGATGTTGAATTGGGGCGGGGTGTGTACAGCGGCTATGGCCGTGCTTACAACATCTCAACGGACGGCATAACGATGATGGTGGGCGCTGACGATGCTCAGATAGGTGTTAACGTAACCGATGTCACGGCCTACCTCAACGCCAGTGCTAACGAGGCGATTCAAGGAGATGACGGCGATTGTATGATGCCAAGCAGCGCCATTTTGCTGCTAACGCAGGAAGAGGATATCCTTGACACGGGTTTGCCAGAATCTCGATATCCAAGTATCTCCGGGATTCATAATGGGTCAATTACGGTGGACACGAACATCACGGTGAGTAGCCTGTACACCTATCAGTGTCCAGGGACGGGCGGGCATACCGAGTTCATACGAATCTGGAATGAAACGACCGGAGCTTGCGTCAAAGGGCACTGGGACGGGTACCAAGGCGATTATCAGACCATCTCACTCAACCGAACCATAACTTTGAAAAAAGGTGTTACGTATCACTATACGATTCAAACAGGCTCGTATCCACAGATTCATCATCAGAAGGAATTACCAGTGGACGGAGGAATAGTCACGTGTGAGAAATTTACCGATGCCAACGGGAGGGAATATGATACTTGGATACCTGCCTTTATATTATATTGA